A region from the uncultured Draconibacterium sp. genome encodes:
- a CDS encoding DUF6565 domain-containing protein, which produces MKPLNFLFVFGLIYLVSCAQPTSKEDYLNKFSRFVQRVEENHKKYTANDWEWADKKFERYNSEWYINYRDEFTFEDQIKIKGLIIKYHALKNKESIGDLLHDLFKDDVNNIGDKFQQYVDEDLDEDLDKIIDGATEIGDSAVKVLEQVVKELDESF; this is translated from the coding sequence ATGAAACCATTAAATTTTTTGTTTGTTTTTGGTCTGATCTACCTCGTTTCATGTGCGCAACCTACATCAAAAGAAGATTACCTAAACAAGTTTAGCCGCTTTGTTCAGCGGGTGGAAGAAAACCACAAAAAATACACCGCTAATGATTGGGAATGGGCCGATAAAAAGTTTGAACGATACAATTCAGAATGGTACATAAACTACCGCGATGAATTTACTTTTGAAGATCAGATAAAAATAAAAGGATTGATTATTAAATACCATGCCTTAAAGAACAAGGAGAGTATTGGCGATTTGTTACACGATCTTTTTAAAGATGATGTAAATAACATTGGCGACAAATTTCAACAATATGTTGATGAAGACCTGGATGAGGATCTGGATAAGATTATAGATGGAGCAACAGAAATTGGCGACTCAGCGGTTAAAGTGTTAGAACAAGTGGTAAAAGAATTAGACGAATCTTTTTAG
- a CDS encoding phosphoglycerate mutase family protein: MKTVICSLLILVALWPLHQINAQEVVLIRHAEVKLEHNGWMGAKKAARLRNAYDTAPISQFNPDTVLQKVPDRLTDTIYVSNLSRSVATGLKLYGDSAILVSLKELNEFEMHMVWLPLVLPYKGWTSLSRALWLMGLEKPGTESFQEAKERVNRVCSFIERKAEQNKQVVLVTHGFINRNIAKELEQRGWVVIKNKGKENLGATVLKK; the protein is encoded by the coding sequence TTGAAGACAGTAATTTGTAGCCTTTTAATACTTGTAGCCTTGTGGCCTTTGCACCAAATAAATGCACAGGAAGTGGTGCTAATCCGGCATGCCGAAGTTAAACTCGAACACAATGGATGGATGGGTGCAAAAAAAGCAGCCAGGCTTCGCAATGCATACGACACCGCTCCAATCAGCCAGTTTAATCCGGATACCGTATTACAAAAAGTGCCGGATAGATTAACCGATACCATTTATGTTAGCAACTTATCACGATCGGTTGCCACTGGACTAAAACTTTATGGCGACTCGGCCATTTTGGTATCGCTAAAAGAGCTCAACGAATTTGAAATGCACATGGTGTGGCTACCGCTGGTATTGCCGTATAAAGGCTGGACTTCCTTATCGCGTGCGCTGTGGCTAATGGGCCTCGAAAAACCCGGAACGGAATCTTTTCAGGAGGCCAAAGAACGAGTGAATAGGGTATGTTCGTTTATTGAAAGAAAAGCGGAGCAAAACAAACAGGTTGTACTTGTTACCCACGGGTTTATAAATAGAAATATCGCAAAAGAACTGGAGCAAAGAGGTTGGGTTGTTATTAAAAACAAGGGAAAAGAAAACCTGGGAGCAACAGTTTTAAAAAAATAA
- a CDS encoding BamA/TamA family outer membrane protein, which produces MTKLFLTKIKSLKINTLVLVLFCCLFSSAQSQPIKYSVFLAGNTASEQPETQNNFIGQLTQITQPHSFVFLGNFSSYTTHDDKFAFTFSPQLKDKNTPLLFANGLNEWKTGKKHTKKVNKALGKTFTENNFYTTDWGCPGPTEVELSDDLTIILIDTYWWLTALDTRYGKCGIEEDEDVFIWLQDALRNNRHKTVIVAGYHPIKSYGPHGGKFSAATSIFGFPYALYKNTLGGKHDLVHPNYKNLRHQLKSILNRFPNVIYASALENSLQYIKTDNIHQVISGSLVKQSYVNDQKAKFASSKAGISRIDICENGDVVLNFFTIENGTKEPVYSRLLYSKNVETQDGLNAQREDLFKEPTHTTYASRQYLATDRYKKWMGTNYRQVWATPVEARIFDISKEKNGLTLLKRGGGQQTKSVRLETEEGHQYVLRSLEKFAEGALPEEMKITFAKDIVQDQISASNPYSALPAAVLAEHAGVFHTNPELVYVPQDPLFQHYKEDMRSGLFLFEERPANDRRDLKSFGYSKKIVGTDEVLEKIIESEDHQVDQLAVLRARLLDIYINDWDRHDDQWRWASFKNDGLTTYQPIPRDRDQTFFVNQGILPGFASLPFILPKIQNFQPRTKYVIGLGFNARYFDRTFLNQMDWNDWQKTNAKLMSKMTPEAINEAVQTFPKEVQPMVADSTAKILLKRKDYMEEMARELYLYLSKRVNIAGTERRDLFEINRINDEETTINVYHIKKDDTKGKQIYQRTIKTNETREVVCYGLDEEDRFEISGLVNKGPVIRIVGGQDKDVVVNNSSVSGLRAKTVVYDLKKSTKVKGIGRTNKQLTHNKIIHEYDRKYFKPDIGMPLASGGYNADDGVYLGYGRSWYKQRFRRDLKTSLIGDYAIKNSAFNIKTQFESLSTNNGLDAIFGIDISGPNYTTNYYGLGNETSNEFPGYDYKYFRTKQQRIVAAFSLQKRFGESVWARYDEEDLHKDHPINEHKIGLRASWKLNDTQNLEDKFISNFEQNNLSPANLGQKQYAILGGYYEYQNLNKDFRPTRGFVLNASAKHFVNLQGNEPNFTKIGGTAVTLLSFNKYPRTVLAMRIGGEKIFGDFYFHDAAILDGKTNLRGFRKTRFYGDASAYLNSELRFKVIDFKNYLLTGELGLLLFDDIGRVWLDNESSSKWHNGYGAGIWLSPFKMAIVTATLNKSREETLVQFNFSFLF; this is translated from the coding sequence ATGACTAAACTTTTTCTGACAAAGATAAAATCGCTCAAAATCAATACGCTTGTTCTTGTGTTGTTTTGTTGCCTATTCTCTTCTGCTCAAAGTCAGCCAATTAAATACAGCGTATTTTTAGCCGGCAACACGGCAAGCGAACAGCCTGAAACACAAAATAATTTCATCGGCCAGCTCACCCAAATTACTCAGCCACATTCATTTGTATTTCTCGGCAATTTTTCAAGCTACACCACTCACGACGATAAATTTGCTTTTACCTTTTCGCCGCAATTAAAAGATAAAAACACCCCTTTGCTGTTTGCCAATGGTTTAAACGAATGGAAAACCGGCAAAAAACATACAAAGAAAGTTAACAAGGCATTGGGTAAAACATTTACTGAAAATAATTTTTACACAACCGACTGGGGGTGCCCGGGGCCCACTGAAGTAGAGCTTAGCGATGACCTTACCATTATTTTAATTGACACCTACTGGTGGCTAACCGCATTGGATACCCGTTATGGGAAATGTGGCATTGAAGAAGACGAAGATGTTTTTATCTGGCTGCAGGATGCCTTGCGTAACAACAGGCACAAAACGGTTATTGTGGCCGGTTACCACCCTATTAAATCTTATGGACCACATGGCGGGAAGTTTTCTGCTGCTACCAGTATTTTCGGATTTCCGTATGCGCTGTATAAAAATACACTCGGAGGCAAACACGACCTGGTTCACCCCAATTATAAAAACTTGCGTCACCAGTTAAAAAGTATTTTAAACCGTTTCCCGAATGTAATTTATGCATCGGCACTAGAGAACAGTCTTCAATACATTAAAACCGACAATATCCACCAGGTTATAAGTGGATCGTTGGTAAAGCAAAGCTACGTAAACGACCAAAAAGCAAAGTTTGCCAGTAGCAAGGCCGGTATCTCGCGCATCGATATATGTGAAAACGGCGATGTTGTACTTAATTTTTTCACGATTGAAAACGGAACAAAGGAACCCGTTTACAGCAGGCTTTTATATTCGAAAAATGTTGAAACACAAGATGGCCTGAATGCCCAGCGCGAAGATCTGTTTAAGGAACCAACACATACAACTTATGCCAGCCGGCAATACCTGGCCACCGACAGGTATAAAAAATGGATGGGAACCAACTACCGCCAGGTTTGGGCCACACCAGTTGAAGCTCGTATTTTTGACATCAGCAAAGAAAAAAATGGTCTGACGCTACTTAAACGCGGCGGCGGACAGCAAACAAAATCGGTTCGATTAGAAACTGAAGAAGGGCACCAGTACGTATTGCGTTCGCTTGAAAAGTTTGCAGAGGGAGCGCTACCCGAAGAAATGAAAATAACCTTTGCTAAAGATATTGTACAAGATCAGATTTCGGCTTCGAACCCCTACTCTGCATTGCCTGCAGCTGTTTTGGCAGAGCACGCCGGAGTTTTTCATACCAACCCGGAGCTTGTTTATGTGCCTCAAGACCCCTTGTTTCAACATTATAAAGAAGACATGCGCAGTGGCTTGTTTTTATTTGAAGAACGACCGGCTAATGACCGGCGCGATTTAAAAAGCTTTGGCTACTCGAAAAAAATTGTTGGCACCGATGAGGTATTGGAGAAAATTATTGAAAGCGAAGACCACCAGGTAGATCAGCTGGCTGTTTTACGTGCCCGCTTACTTGATATTTACATAAACGACTGGGACCGGCACGACGACCAGTGGCGATGGGCTTCATTTAAAAACGACGGTCTTACTACCTACCAACCTATTCCGCGTGACCGCGATCAAACCTTTTTTGTAAACCAGGGTATTCTTCCGGGATTTGCCTCGCTGCCATTTATTTTGCCAAAAATCCAGAACTTTCAGCCCCGAACAAAATATGTTATTGGGCTTGGATTTAATGCCCGTTATTTCGATCGCACCTTTTTAAACCAGATGGACTGGAACGATTGGCAAAAAACCAATGCCAAGCTGATGAGCAAAATGACACCGGAAGCCATTAACGAAGCAGTGCAGACTTTTCCGAAAGAGGTGCAACCTATGGTGGCCGATTCTACTGCAAAAATCCTGTTAAAACGAAAAGATTATATGGAAGAGATGGCTCGTGAGCTCTACCTTTATCTCTCGAAAAGAGTAAATATTGCAGGTACCGAACGAAGAGATCTTTTTGAAATTAACCGAATAAATGATGAGGAAACAACAATTAATGTTTACCACATAAAAAAAGACGATACCAAGGGGAAACAAATTTACCAGCGAACCATTAAAACCAACGAAACTCGCGAGGTGGTTTGCTATGGATTAGATGAAGAAGACCGTTTTGAAATAAGCGGATTGGTAAACAAAGGCCCCGTAATACGAATTGTTGGCGGACAAGATAAAGATGTTGTTGTAAATAATTCATCAGTATCAGGACTGAGGGCAAAAACAGTTGTTTATGATTTAAAAAAGAGTACAAAAGTAAAGGGGATCGGACGAACAAACAAACAACTTACGCATAACAAAATTATTCATGAATACGACCGTAAATATTTTAAACCTGATATTGGAATGCCCCTGGCCTCGGGCGGATACAATGCCGACGATGGAGTTTACCTGGGCTATGGTCGATCGTGGTATAAACAACGTTTCCGTCGCGACCTGAAAACTTCTTTAATTGGCGACTACGCCATAAAAAACTCAGCTTTTAATATAAAAACACAGTTTGAATCACTATCAACAAACAATGGACTAGATGCCATATTTGGAATTGATATTAGTGGCCCCAATTACACCACCAACTATTACGGGTTGGGGAACGAAACCAGCAACGAATTTCCGGGCTACGACTATAAGTATTTCAGAACAAAACAACAGAGAATTGTTGCTGCTTTCTCGCTACAGAAACGATTTGGCGAATCGGTTTGGGCCCGGTACGACGAGGAAGACCTGCATAAAGACCACCCCATTAACGAACATAAAATTGGGCTACGCGCCAGCTGGAAGCTGAACGACACACAAAACCTGGAAGATAAATTCATTTCCAATTTCGAGCAAAACAACCTTTCTCCTGCGAACCTGGGACAAAAACAATATGCCATTTTAGGTGGCTATTACGAATATCAGAATCTGAATAAAGATTTTAGGCCAACACGCGGATTTGTACTAAATGCATCAGCTAAGCACTTTGTAAACCTGCAAGGAAACGAACCCAATTTTACTAAAATTGGCGGAACGGCAGTCACCTTGTTAAGTTTTAACAAATACCCGCGCACGGTTTTAGCCATGCGCATTGGTGGCGAAAAAATATTTGGAGATTTTTATTTTCACGATGCAGCTATTTTAGATGGAAAAACAAACTTGCGTGGTTTCCGAAAAACACGCTTTTATGGCGATGCCAGTGCTTACCTCAACAGCGAACTGCGTTTTAAAGTAATTGATTTTAAAAATTACCTCTTAACCGGAGAACTTGGCCTGCTTTTATTTGACGATATTGGCCGGGTTTGGCTCGATAATGAAAGCTCATCAAAATGGCACAACGGCTATGGTGCTGGGATTTGGTTATCGCCTTTTAAAATGGCCATAGTTACCGCCACCTTAAACAAAAGCCGCGAAGAAACGTTAGTTCAATTTAACTTTAGCTTTTTGTTTTGA
- a CDS encoding Pycsar system effector family protein produces the protein MKIIEEVKDFTINYYEANVSSLLNYHSIEHTRLVADVSERIAEAEKLDDTKKSIVVVAAWFHDIGHAVSLKDHETESCKIAKQFLSEKGMDDAFIAEVEKCICSTKMGAPKNTLLEEILGDADHAHAGMDNFMEISNLLRKEMCNFVERKCSKLDYWKQTLEFILDIKFYTEYAKTNFEPVRIQNIKRVEKRIKKLSVEKASELPKNAPRSTARGIETMFRLTARNQINLSSIADNKANIMLTINAVLVSVLMSTSALTLRTSEQNFLVPGMVLLIGCLISLIFAILSVIPKFGTGNYSNEDFKKRKLNLLFFGNFFKMPYETYEKGVKDMMNDYDYLYGTLTKDQYNLGKVLAKKYKLLRYSYNVFMISFVSAVITFLVVYVSKM, from the coding sequence ATGAAAATAATAGAAGAGGTTAAAGATTTTACCATAAATTATTACGAGGCCAACGTTTCGTCGTTGCTGAATTACCATTCGATTGAACATACCCGCTTGGTAGCCGATGTTTCGGAACGCATTGCTGAAGCAGAAAAACTGGATGATACAAAAAAAAGTATTGTTGTTGTGGCCGCCTGGTTTCACGATATCGGGCATGCGGTTTCGTTAAAAGACCATGAAACGGAGAGTTGCAAAATTGCTAAGCAATTTTTATCGGAGAAAGGGATGGATGACGCTTTTATTGCAGAGGTAGAGAAATGCATTTGCTCAACAAAAATGGGAGCGCCAAAAAACACATTGCTTGAAGAGATTTTGGGAGATGCCGACCATGCACATGCTGGGATGGATAATTTTATGGAAATTTCGAATTTGCTGCGTAAAGAGATGTGTAACTTTGTGGAGCGAAAGTGTTCTAAATTAGATTATTGGAAACAAACACTGGAGTTTATTCTGGATATAAAATTTTATACCGAATATGCCAAAACAAATTTCGAACCGGTTCGTATTCAGAACATCAAAAGAGTGGAGAAACGCATAAAAAAGTTATCGGTAGAAAAAGCTTCGGAGTTACCCAAAAATGCACCCCGAAGTACGGCCCGGGGTATTGAAACCATGTTTAGGTTAACCGCGCGTAATCAAATAAATCTGAGTTCGATTGCCGACAATAAAGCCAATATAATGCTTACCATAAATGCCGTTTTAGTGTCGGTTTTAATGAGTACCAGTGCTTTAACCTTACGCACAAGCGAACAAAATTTTCTGGTTCCGGGTATGGTGTTACTAATTGGCTGCCTGATTTCACTAATATTTGCTATCCTGTCGGTAATCCCAAAGTTTGGAACCGGAAATTACAGCAACGAAGATTTTAAAAAGCGTAAACTAAACCTCTTGTTTTTTGGCAACTTTTTTAAAATGCCCTACGAAACTTACGAGAAAGGTGTAAAGGATATGATGAACGATTACGATTATTTGTACGGTACACTTACCAAAGATCAATACAATTTGGGTAAGGTTTTGGCCAAAAAATATAAGTTGCTCCGCTATTCCTACAATGTGTTTATGATTAGTTTTGTGAGTGCAGTAATTACTTTCTTAGTTGTTTACGTTTCTAAAATGTAG
- a CDS encoding adenylate/guanylate cyclase domain-containing protein, with product MPKLERTYKGAMRRYQLKLLVFSLVYWNVVIRFAIFMRMLGARDHHMADMLSKGMTFLVDEIVSSSVVISVFATLSWFTLNMVYPHLVRNFKMRRLTVGVVMLDIIIFLVISILLGIVHYSVSKDLSLTEAINHLPRFLFNSTILFFLIVLFIGGYVYQLINTLFHQIGYAPLGKIMMGYYQKPREEELIFMFLDLQSSTAVAEKLGHERYSYFIQDCFKCVSNSLLATRGRVYQFVGDEVVINWDAKKKSCFKRAVDFYYLYEKALSKRRAYFEEHYGMMPVFTASLNVGKVMAAEVGEIKRELAFHGDVLNTAARIQKQCKRYRKRVLVTREFAVRLIKNTREYKIEYVDLVKFFGKKKSIKIYEVHKVD from the coding sequence ATGCCAAAACTTGAAAGAACATATAAAGGTGCCATGCGCCGCTACCAGCTTAAATTGTTGGTATTTTCACTCGTGTACTGGAACGTGGTAATACGTTTTGCCATTTTTATGCGCATGCTGGGAGCCCGCGACCATCACATGGCAGATATGCTTTCGAAAGGCATGACTTTTTTGGTTGATGAAATCGTTTCTTCGTCGGTAGTAATTTCTGTTTTTGCAACATTAAGTTGGTTTACCTTAAACATGGTTTATCCGCATTTAGTGCGCAATTTTAAAATGAGGCGTCTTACTGTGGGTGTTGTAATGCTTGATATTATCATCTTTTTGGTTATAAGTATTTTGCTCGGAATTGTGCATTACAGTGTTTCAAAAGACCTGAGCCTTACGGAAGCTATTAATCACTTGCCGCGCTTTTTGTTTAACTCAACCATTCTGTTTTTTCTGATTGTATTATTTATCGGGGGGTATGTTTACCAGTTAATAAATACATTATTTCATCAGATTGGTTATGCGCCGCTCGGAAAAATAATGATGGGATATTATCAAAAACCGCGGGAAGAAGAATTGATTTTTATGTTCCTTGATTTACAATCATCAACAGCGGTTGCCGAGAAACTGGGGCACGAGCGGTACAGTTATTTTATTCAGGATTGTTTTAAGTGTGTTTCAAACTCGCTGCTGGCTACCCGTGGAAGGGTATATCAATTTGTTGGCGACGAAGTGGTTATTAACTGGGATGCCAAAAAGAAATCGTGTTTTAAGCGAGCGGTTGATTTTTATTACCTCTATGAAAAAGCATTGAGTAAGCGACGAGCATACTTTGAAGAACATTATGGCATGATGCCCGTTTTTACGGCTTCGTTGAACGTGGGCAAGGTTATGGCAGCCGAGGTGGGCGAAATTAAGCGCGAACTGGCCTTCCATGGCGATGTTTTAAATACGGCAGCCCGTATTCAGAAACAATGTAAACGCTACCGAAAGCGGGTTTTGGTAACCCGTGAATTTGCTGTTCGCTTAATTAAAAACACCAGGGAATACAAAATTGAATACGTTGACCTGGTTAAATTCTTTGGAAAGAAAAAATCGATTAAAATTTACGAAGTACACAAAGTTGATTGA
- a CDS encoding pyruvate kinase codes for MKFNPEVLQQINVRLSEIIDKAKTLENNYSEHILRVLPVYRRSALNLVHYLAFRTFNIDELQQQLRELGLPSLSSIEAHVMDSLLSIKTIINHLQNNPTTEDIPGVVRIHESRKLLKRNTKLLFGYKSKKRLTRIMVTLPGEAADNYNFVQNLMELGMNSARINCAHDGPEEWSRMIANVKQAKKTLKKNCKVMMDLGGPKLRTGEIKPGPQVLRIKPARNVLGQVIKPSRVWLAPQGSERPATAPDAVIPVDTQWLANVKRHSAIFFTDSRNKKCKITMEGREGEGRWGVCYDSAYLTSGTELVLRRTKKSGKEIVKTGELLPLEQYITLHVDDTLLLTKHPVAGENAVIADDGSLVEPAHISCTLPAIFKDVKRGEPIYFDDGKIEGTIEEVLPEALKIKITYARDNGGKLKADKGINLPNSDLKISGLTEKDKQDLAFVAEHADVVNFSFVNSENDVQELIDELRELDARIGIIFKIETQKGFKNLPLILLKGMETYPIGVMIARGDLAIETGWNNFASIQEEILRICEAAHIPDVWATQVLENLAKKGVPSRAEITDAAAANRAECVMLNKGLYIAKAVKMLDKILRRMQRFQKKKDTLLPRLENAENLQLSHKEFDV; via the coding sequence ATGAAATTCAACCCGGAAGTTTTACAGCAGATTAATGTACGGCTGAGCGAAATAATTGATAAAGCCAAAACGCTTGAAAACAATTACTCTGAACATATATTGCGGGTGCTGCCTGTTTACCGCAGAAGTGCACTAAACCTGGTGCACTATCTGGCATTTCGCACCTTTAACATCGATGAACTGCAACAACAGCTTCGCGAGTTAGGATTACCCAGTCTTTCCAGCATTGAAGCCCATGTAATGGATAGCCTGCTTTCCATAAAAACCATAATAAACCATTTGCAAAATAACCCTACAACTGAGGATATACCCGGCGTTGTGCGTATTCACGAAAGCCGAAAACTACTTAAAAGGAATACCAAATTATTGTTTGGCTATAAATCGAAAAAACGATTGACCCGCATTATGGTTACCTTGCCCGGTGAGGCTGCCGACAATTACAATTTTGTGCAAAATTTAATGGAACTGGGGATGAATAGTGCCCGTATTAATTGCGCGCACGATGGCCCTGAAGAGTGGAGTAGAATGATTGCCAACGTAAAACAGGCAAAAAAGACCCTGAAAAAAAATTGTAAAGTAATGATGGATTTGGGTGGTCCTAAATTACGCACCGGAGAAATTAAACCCGGGCCTCAGGTACTTCGGATAAAACCCGCGCGCAATGTGTTGGGACAGGTAATTAAACCGTCACGCGTATGGCTGGCACCACAAGGCTCAGAGCGTCCAGCAACTGCTCCTGATGCGGTAATTCCGGTTGATACGCAATGGCTGGCCAATGTAAAACGCCATTCTGCAATTTTTTTTACCGATAGCAGAAACAAAAAATGCAAAATTACCATGGAAGGACGCGAGGGAGAAGGGCGTTGGGGAGTTTGTTACGACTCGGCCTACCTTACTTCGGGTACCGAACTGGTTTTAAGGCGTACCAAAAAATCGGGTAAGGAAATTGTTAAAACAGGCGAATTACTTCCACTCGAACAGTATATTACCCTGCATGTTGACGATACGCTTCTGCTAACAAAGCATCCTGTTGCCGGAGAAAATGCCGTGATTGCCGATGATGGAAGCCTTGTTGAACCGGCACATATTTCGTGCACCTTGCCCGCTATTTTTAAGGATGTTAAAAGGGGCGAACCTATTTATTTTGATGATGGAAAAATTGAGGGAACGATTGAAGAGGTTTTACCTGAAGCACTAAAAATTAAGATTACTTATGCCCGCGACAATGGCGGCAAACTAAAAGCCGACAAAGGAATAAACCTCCCCAATTCTGATTTAAAAATTAGCGGACTAACAGAAAAAGACAAGCAAGACCTGGCCTTTGTTGCGGAGCATGCCGATGTGGTTAATTTTTCGTTTGTAAACTCGGAAAACGATGTGCAGGAATTGATTGACGAGCTGCGCGAATTGGATGCACGGATAGGAATAATTTTTAAAATTGAAACTCAAAAAGGATTTAAAAACCTGCCACTAATTTTGCTTAAAGGTATGGAAACCTACCCGATTGGCGTAATGATTGCTCGTGGCGATCTTGCTATAGAAACCGGCTGGAACAATTTTGCATCCATCCAGGAAGAAATTTTACGAATATGCGAAGCTGCCCATATTCCGGATGTGTGGGCAACACAGGTACTGGAAAACCTGGCAAAAAAAGGGGTACCATCGCGCGCCGAAATTACCGATGCTGCTGCAGCAAACCGTGCCGAATGTGTAATGCTAAACAAAGGGTTGTATATTGCAAAAGCAGTAAAAATGCTGGATAAGATTTTGCGTAGGATGCAACGTTTTCAGAAAAAGAAAGACACCCTTTTGCCGCGTTTGGAGAATGCTGAAAACCTTCAGCTTTCGCATAAAGAGTTTGATGTTTAA
- a CDS encoding glycosyltransferase family 2 protein, whose product MKTSIIVCAYNEQDTIFNVVAACCKHNPEAEIIVVDDGSTDDTEVVLETLSFHYDFAYLKLTENHGKNYAMAYGVEYATNEIILFFDANVTEVRKDHFSAMLTPLVSGKAELVVGSPSGLTVDFSLNPYKTLLGQKALLKKDVLPILKDISEIRYGVDTYILLHYQTLGKRIHFAALHGLQIPTEALETPQLNTSATVHNETFEVAHALLSNIDLMTKRLQNNIQKTQNYTQSTITSVQIELNHRMKILKDRVGSIEMKSLKNAFQEAV is encoded by the coding sequence ATGAAAACAAGTATTATTGTGTGTGCCTACAACGAGCAGGATACCATTTTTAATGTGGTAGCTGCCTGTTGTAAACACAACCCCGAAGCTGAAATAATTGTAGTTGACGATGGTTCAACGGATGATACCGAAGTGGTATTGGAAACCCTGTCGTTTCATTACGATTTTGCTTACCTAAAATTGACTGAAAACCATGGGAAAAATTATGCAATGGCCTATGGAGTTGAATATGCCACCAATGAAATTATCCTGTTTTTTGATGCAAATGTCACCGAGGTTCGTAAAGATCATTTTTCAGCAATGCTAACTCCGTTGGTCTCGGGTAAGGCCGAACTTGTTGTCGGTTCGCCTTCAGGTCTTACTGTAGATTTTAGCTTAAACCCCTACAAAACACTTTTGGGGCAAAAAGCGCTGCTTAAAAAAGATGTGCTGCCAATACTTAAAGATATAAGCGAAATTCGTTATGGTGTTGACACCTACATTTTGCTGCACTACCAAACGTTGGGTAAACGCATTCATTTTGCGGCTCTTCATGGTTTGCAAATCCCAACTGAAGCGCTTGAAACCCCGCAGTTAAATACTTCTGCCACAGTGCATAACGAAACTTTTGAGGTGGCCCATGCCTTACTGTCGAACATTGACCTGATGACCAAGCGTTTACAGAATAATATTCAGAAAACACAAAACTATACTCAATCCACCATTACAAGTGTACAAATTGAACTTAACCACCGAATGAAAATATTAAAAGACCGGGTGGGAAGTATTGAAATGAAATCGCTTAAAAATGCATTTCAAGAAGCAGTTTAA
- a CDS encoding efflux RND transporter periplasmic adaptor subunit, with translation MKLRNFFIGMIAIAFAFTGCKTTTGDEPQAKTVKYVKVETINGSTTQSKLTLNGKIKEKSLTSLSFRVGGPLLKLNVKQGDYVRAGQVIAQIDKRDYELQVQTTKAQFEQLESEYNRYKQLIEQKKIPENTFEKVKSGYLMAKTAFENAQNQLYDTELKAPFSGYIFEKFTENHQTVAPGQPIVSVIDNSKLEAVVWVSESQLQRVKSDKESLLTVANAGVRNLPVKLLSIGEKAMDDGLYEVKFLFENKEDMKVAPGMTAEVTLMCMALNNQISVPSSALFHEKENDFVWVYNPGSQQVEKREITIAKGGSQGRAFIHSGLKDGEQVVAAGVHYLYEGQKVKLVKKPSVTNVGGLL, from the coding sequence ATGAAACTCAGAAACTTTTTTATTGGAATGATTGCCATTGCTTTTGCATTTACAGGTTGCAAAACAACAACTGGCGACGAGCCTCAAGCCAAAACAGTTAAATATGTGAAGGTGGAAACCATTAATGGCAGCACCACGCAAAGCAAACTGACACTGAATGGTAAGATTAAAGAAAAAAGTCTTACCTCTTTGTCGTTTCGTGTGGGTGGCCCGCTATTGAAACTGAATGTAAAACAAGGTGATTATGTACGCGCGGGGCAGGTAATTGCACAAATTGATAAACGCGATTACGAGTTGCAGGTGCAAACCACAAAAGCACAGTTCGAGCAGCTTGAAAGCGAGTACAATCGTTACAAACAATTAATCGAGCAAAAAAAAATCCCGGAAAACACATTCGAAAAGGTAAAATCGGGGTATCTGATGGCAAAAACCGCCTTCGAAAATGCTCAAAATCAGTTATACGATACCGAGTTAAAAGCTCCTTTTTCGGGTTATATTTTTGAAAAATTTACCGAAAATCATCAAACGGTTGCTCCCGGCCAGCCTATTGTTTCAGTTATTGATAACTCAAAACTCGAAGCTGTTGTTTGGGTTTCAGAAAGCCAGTTACAACGGGTGAAAAGCGATAAAGAAAGCTTGTTAACAGTTGCCAATGCCGGTGTTCGGAACTTGCCAGTTAAGCTGCTAAGTATTGGTGAAAAAGCTATGGACGATGGACTTTACGAAGTGAAATTCTTGTTCGAAAATAAAGAGGATATGAAAGTAGCACCGGGTATGACCGCCGAAGTTACTTTAATGTGTATGGCTCTGAACAACCAGATTTCGGTTCCCAGTTCGGCATTGTTTCACGAAAAGGAAAATGATTTTGTTTGGGTGTATAACCCAGGTAGCCAACAGGTTGAAAAACGAGAAATTACGATAGCAAAAGGTGGATCGCAAGGACGGGCATTTATTCACTCGGGCCTAAAAGATGGCGAACAGGTGGTAGCAGCCGGTGTACATTATTTATATGAGGGACAAAAAGTGAAGTTGGTTAAAAAACCATCGGTAACCAACGTTGGAGGGCTGTTGTAA